Proteins encoded within one genomic window of Betaproteobacteria bacterium:
- a CDS encoding methyltransferase domain-containing protein produces MKPADAAPATFREFEHRAWQSVVKLYEDYFGTLTAQCIEPLLDAVDVHAGDALLDIATGPGYIAAAAARRGARVTGLDFSSAMIAEASALHPGISFREGDAGNLPFPDASFDAVVIGFGILHFPDPDRALREAFRVLHSGGRFGLTVWAGPDKAAGFGIVMRAVEQHGSTDAKLPPGPPFFRFSDVAECSKTIAAAGFGQVKMTEVPQVWRFPSPAAFFDGISASTVRTAALLRAQTPDNLAKIRAAVERETSKYSHADGRVELPMPALLASALKS; encoded by the coding sequence ATGAAACCCGCCGACGCCGCTCCCGCCACTTTCCGGGAATTCGAACACCGCGCCTGGCAGAGCGTGGTCAAGCTTTACGAGGATTATTTCGGCACGCTGACCGCGCAATGCATCGAGCCTTTGCTCGACGCCGTGGATGTGCATGCCGGCGATGCTCTGCTCGACATCGCCACCGGCCCCGGCTACATCGCCGCCGCAGCCGCGCGGCGCGGCGCAAGGGTCACCGGACTGGATTTTTCTTCGGCGATGATCGCCGAAGCCTCCGCGCTTCATCCGGGCATCAGCTTCCGCGAAGGCGATGCCGGCAATCTTCCGTTTCCCGATGCGAGCTTCGATGCGGTCGTGATCGGTTTCGGCATCCTTCATTTTCCCGATCCGGATCGCGCGTTGCGCGAGGCGTTCCGCGTTCTGCACAGCGGCGGACGTTTCGGCCTCACCGTCTGGGCGGGTCCGGACAAGGCCGCTGGCTTCGGCATCGTCATGCGCGCGGTCGAGCAGCACGGCAGCACCGATGCAAAGCTGCCACCCGGGCCGCCGTTCTTCCGTTTCAGCGACGTCGCGGAATGCAGCAAGACAATCGCCGCGGCCGGCTTCGGGCAGGTGAAAATGACCGAGGTTCCGCAGGTATGGCGCTTCCCCTCGCCCGCCGCTTTCTTCGACGGCATCAGCGCGAGCACCGTTCGCACCGCCGCCCTGCTGCGCGCGCAGACGCCGGACAATCTGGCGAAGATCCGCGCGGCAGTGGAACGCGAAACCAGCAAGTATTCGCATGCCGACGGACGAGTCGAGCTACCCATGCCCGCGCTGCTGGCCAGCGCGCTTAAATCCTGA
- a CDS encoding regulator, translating to MNASKPAIWVPGDWNAFFGFGTNILLNLLVLTGLLRFVLKMPDDIVFGRILPACGLMLFMSTMYYAWLAYQLAKKTGRNDVTALPSGTSVPHMFVVVFVIMLPIALKTGDPIKGWEAGLTWVFIQSFVLMIGGFVAPWIRKVTPRAALLGTLAGVSIAFISMRPALEMFMTPLIGIVCFAIIMVSWLGGVRYFKGIPAGLVAIAVGTLIAWGSTALGLNYGGMSLDKLAGSVSNFGFSIPMPAFGHVFAGFEFLGIILVTAIPFGIYDLVEAIDNVESASAAGDSFPTTRVLTADGIISLIGCLMGNPFILAVYIGHPGWKSIGGRIGYSAATGIMVILLAWFGIISVMMALIPVVAIAPILLYIGMLIGSQAFQETPRSHAPAIILGLVPHVAAWGKLQIDGALGAAGTNAAAVGLDKLGQVGVLYHGLQVIGGGAILGGLVLTSIAVFVIDRAFSKAAVFALIGAAFTFFGFMHGEAIGLAQSPVVALAYLGVAGVLFGCGKYATAIPKAIETHAPHGAIGQPAG from the coding sequence ATGAACGCAAGCAAGCCTGCCATCTGGGTGCCCGGGGACTGGAACGCCTTCTTCGGTTTCGGCACCAATATTTTGCTCAACCTGCTCGTTCTCACCGGACTGTTGCGATTCGTGCTGAAGATGCCCGACGACATCGTCTTCGGTCGCATCCTTCCGGCTTGCGGCCTGATGCTGTTCATGAGCACCATGTACTACGCCTGGCTCGCCTATCAACTGGCGAAGAAGACCGGCCGAAACGATGTCACCGCGCTGCCGTCGGGCACCAGCGTGCCGCACATGTTCGTCGTGGTATTCGTCATCATGTTGCCGATCGCACTGAAGACCGGCGATCCGATCAAGGGCTGGGAAGCCGGACTGACCTGGGTATTCATTCAGAGCTTCGTGCTCATGATCGGCGGCTTCGTCGCGCCCTGGATACGCAAAGTCACGCCGCGTGCCGCGCTGCTCGGCACGCTGGCCGGCGTATCCATCGCATTCATCTCGATGCGCCCGGCGCTGGAAATGTTCATGACACCGCTGATCGGCATCGTCTGTTTCGCGATCATCATGGTCAGTTGGCTTGGCGGCGTGCGTTACTTCAAGGGCATTCCGGCGGGCCTGGTCGCCATCGCCGTCGGCACGCTGATCGCCTGGGGTTCCACCGCATTGGGCCTGAATTATGGCGGCATGAGCCTCGACAAGCTCGCCGGCTCGGTTTCGAATTTCGGTTTCTCCATTCCCATGCCGGCATTCGGTCACGTGTTCGCCGGTTTCGAATTTCTCGGCATCATACTGGTGACCGCCATCCCGTTCGGCATCTATGATCTGGTGGAAGCCATCGACAACGTCGAAAGTGCCTCCGCGGCCGGCGACAGTTTTCCCACCACGCGCGTACTGACCGCCGACGGCATCATCAGCCTGATCGGCTGCCTGATGGGCAACCCTTTCATCCTCGCCGTCTACATCGGCCATCCCGGCTGGAAGTCCATTGGCGGCCGCATCGGTTATTCCGCCGCGACCGGCATCATGGTGATCCTGCTGGCCTGGTTCGGCATCATCTCGGTCATGATGGCCCTGATTCCAGTCGTTGCGATCGCGCCGATCCTGCTCTACATCGGCATGCTGATCGGCTCGCAAGCTTTCCAGGAAACGCCGCGCAGCCATGCACCGGCGATCATTCTCGGCCTGGTACCGCATGTGGCGGCATGGGGCAAGCTGCAGATCGATGGCGCGCTGGGCGCGGCCGGCACCAATGCCGCAGCCGTCGGACTCGACAAACTCGGTCAGGTCGGCGTCCTCTACCACGGACTTCAGGTGATCGGTGGTGGCGCCATCCTTGGCGGCCTGGTGCTGACTTCGATCGCGGTATTCGTGATCGACCGCGCATTCTCCAAAGCGGCGGTGTTCGCACTGATCGGTGCGGCATTCACGTTCTTCGGCTTCATGCACGGCGAGGCAATCGGCTTGGCCCAATCGCCGGTGGTCGCGCTCGCTTATCTGGGCGTGGCGGGCGTGCTGTTCGGCTGCGGAAAGTACGCGACGGCCATACCAAAGGCGATCGAAACCCACGCGCCCCACGGCGCCATCGGCCAACCGGCCGGCTGA
- a CDS encoding class I SAM-dependent methyltransferase — MVDRSGSAADVLHAPHPPLTEYYPDEAQRRNWVRRMFDGTAADYDRIERFVGLGSGSWYRGAALLRAGLKPGMKVLDIGVGTGLVSRQVARIVAAPELVTGIDPSPGMLQNARVPAGVKLVRGGVEHLPFADASFDFLTMGYALRHIADLSVAFVECARVLRPGGRYCILEITHPDKKFHATLLKGYLRGVVPWLARLTSRNSETPVLWNYYWDTIAACAPPSQVMHTLEGAGFGKVDRHVELGIFSEYRSDKPAN; from the coding sequence ATGGTCGATCGAAGCGGTTCTGCCGCCGACGTCCTGCACGCACCCCACCCCCCGCTGACCGAGTACTATCCGGACGAAGCGCAACGCCGCAACTGGGTGCGGCGCATGTTCGACGGCACCGCTGCGGACTATGATCGCATCGAGCGTTTCGTCGGGTTGGGGTCCGGATCGTGGTATCGCGGCGCCGCTCTGTTGCGCGCGGGACTGAAGCCCGGCATGAAAGTGCTCGACATCGGCGTCGGCACCGGGCTGGTGTCGCGCCAGGTCGCGCGCATCGTCGCCGCCCCCGAACTGGTCACCGGCATCGATCCGAGCCCCGGCATGCTGCAGAATGCGCGGGTACCCGCCGGCGTGAAGCTGGTGCGAGGCGGCGTCGAACACCTGCCGTTCGCCGATGCCAGCTTCGATTTCTTAACGATGGGCTATGCGTTGCGGCATATTGCGGATCTGTCGGTCGCATTCGTAGAATGTGCCCGCGTGTTGCGGCCCGGCGGACGCTACTGCATCCTCGAGATCACCCATCCCGATAAAAAATTTCACGCGACGCTGCTGAAAGGCTATCTGCGCGGCGTTGTGCCCTGGCTTGCCCGGTTGACCTCGCGCAACTCGGAAACACCGGTACTGTGGAATTATTACTGGGACACCATCGCGGCTTGCGCACCGCCGTCGCAAGTGATGCACACGCTCGAGGGTGCCGGTTTCGGCAAGGTGGATCGCCACGTCGAACTGGGCATATTCTCGGAGTACCGCTCAGACAAGCCGGCCAACTAA
- a CDS encoding TonB family protein, giving the protein MSATVVSRGPLWAQPGDAEQQTLPLWRALLIALGMEIILPFLLLGVNWSVLQFWQEPPPEPVMSVRLEQPPLEEIPPPEPPKKQKPRPEREIKQIPIVVPKPLPNEVQAKIVLPKLEPKPKPEPRPKEEEKPPEPVPEPKPEAQPLPSVFRDVKPVKKIKPKYPPDAEAKHIEGRVRVRLTVEVNGSVSDAKILAADPPGVFDAAVMEAVVQYIFKRDGTSYQADQEIIFKLD; this is encoded by the coding sequence ATGAGCGCCACAGTCGTAAGCCGGGGTCCGCTGTGGGCGCAACCCGGGGACGCCGAGCAGCAGACGCTGCCGCTGTGGCGCGCGCTGCTGATTGCGCTCGGCATGGAGATCATCCTGCCGTTCCTGCTGCTGGGCGTGAACTGGTCGGTGCTGCAATTCTGGCAGGAGCCGCCGCCGGAGCCGGTGATGTCGGTGCGCCTCGAGCAACCCCCGCTCGAGGAAATACCGCCGCCGGAGCCGCCGAAAAAGCAGAAGCCCAGGCCCGAGCGCGAGATCAAGCAGATACCGATCGTCGTGCCGAAGCCGCTGCCGAACGAGGTGCAGGCGAAGATCGTGCTGCCGAAGCTCGAGCCGAAACCGAAGCCCGAGCCTAGACCGAAGGAAGAAGAGAAACCGCCCGAGCCGGTGCCCGAACCGAAACCGGAGGCGCAGCCGCTGCCGTCCGTGTTCCGCGACGTCAAGCCGGTGAAGAAAATAAAGCCGAAGTATCCGCCCGACGCCGAGGCGAAGCACATCGAGGGCCGGGTGCGGGTGCGGCTGACCGTCGAAGTCAACGGCAGCGTGAGCGATGCCAAGATCCTGGCTGCGGACCCGCCAGGCGTGTTCGACGCGGCGGTCATGGAGGCGGTGGTTCAGTACATATTCAAGCGCGACGGCACCAGCTACCAGGCCGACCAGGAAATCATCTTCAAGCTCGATTGA
- a CDS encoding biopolymer transporter ExbD, with translation MSARTRSAYFEANRPRVEVIPMIDIMMFLLVFFVVISLRMIAGTGVPMEIPSSKTTQTIKSSTVTVGITKTGEAVIDGKPVTQEELKTKLVELKKQKPVDVVLAGDKDVPLQSLLQVMDAVRGAGISSVGIAAKAEKK, from the coding sequence ATGAGCGCACGCACCCGGTCCGCCTACTTCGAAGCGAACCGGCCGCGCGTGGAAGTGATTCCGATGATCGACATCATGATGTTCCTGCTGGTGTTCTTCGTCGTGATCTCTCTGCGCATGATCGCCGGCACCGGCGTGCCGATGGAAATACCGAGTTCCAAGACCACGCAGACGATCAAGTCCTCCACCGTTACCGTCGGCATCACCAAGACCGGCGAGGCCGTCATCGACGGCAAACCCGTCACCCAGGAAGAACTGAAAACGAAGCTCGTCGAGTTGAAAAAGCAGAAACCGGTCGACGTAGTGCTGGCCGGCGACAAGGACGTTCCGCTGCAGTCGCTGTTGCAGGTGATGGATGCGGTTCGCGGCGCCGGCATCTCGTCGGTCGGCATCGCCGCGAAGGCGGAAAAGAAGTGA
- a CDS encoding MotA/TolQ/ExbB proton channel family protein codes for MMDKLIQLSVMSGGLLPLMGVLLLITLAVIVERSYFFFKVLKSGEAMEHDLQLVEYQNWEKLEQLATHYDGSLQRSIITSALASRGEDALTMDRHIDEAIMWQLPKIDRLIWVLDTSVTLAPLMGLLGTIIGMVHAFDILGTAGSSGAATQMVTGGIAEALVATGAGLFIAIFAVLFLNHFNKRVRLAVHQMDLLKVMVLNRLYGGGSTHQGMPVREAHSSGVAAIRGRAS; via the coding sequence ATGATGGACAAACTGATTCAACTGAGCGTGATGTCCGGCGGCCTGCTGCCGCTGATGGGCGTGCTGCTGCTGATCACACTGGCGGTGATCGTCGAGCGCTCGTACTTCTTCTTCAAAGTGCTGAAGTCCGGCGAGGCCATGGAGCACGACCTGCAACTGGTCGAATACCAGAACTGGGAGAAGCTCGAACAGCTCGCCACGCACTACGACGGCTCGCTGCAACGATCGATCATCACATCGGCGCTGGCCTCGCGCGGCGAGGATGCCCTGACCATGGACCGGCATATCGACGAAGCGATCATGTGGCAACTGCCGAAAATCGATCGCCTGATCTGGGTGCTCGATACGTCCGTCACGCTGGCGCCGCTGATGGGCCTGCTCGGCACGATCATCGGCATGGTCCACGCCTTCGACATCCTCGGTACCGCAGGCTCGAGCGGCGCGGCGACGCAGATGGTGACGGGTGGCATCGCCGAGGCGCTGGTCGCCACCGGTGCCGGCCTGTTCATCGCCATCTTCGCGGTGCTGTTCCTGAATCACTTCAACAAGCGCGTGAGGCTGGCCGTGCACCAGATGGATCTGCTCAAGGTCATGGTGCTGAACCGTCTCTATGGCGGCGGATCGACGCACCAGGGCATGCCGGTGCGCGAGGCGCACAGCAGCGGGGTTGCGGCGATACGCGGGAGGGCGTCATGA
- a CDS encoding transporter substrate-binding domain-containing protein: MRIPVRCTAMLLMAAAMTTVAARALAEDAKVFELEPEYVYGRDRRPQIGYRKPEVFDPLSDRLYQSGYRNFAPTAIPDELKTVPAMERVQKMRRILACADAWFWPFSRTAHNNEPAGIEIEILQAIAKRHGWDVSIAWVNTGMRFGVGVTFGTSVDKGICDIFLGLTITNDDHHMPRHKMAFTRPFMSTGYVLVTQGPASDVKTLDDAKAQNVKVGVPAYSPMSEYADEHDIPHATFFQNYQVIDALIKGQVNAAMIWSGSISQAKLEHPEAEFEMVKGYRPPDEMRFDNAWGIKEKEVELLKFIDEEFAAMLKSGETRRISERYGVPFYPPIEQ, from the coding sequence ATGCGGATTCCCGTTCGCTGCACTGCCATGTTGCTGATGGCCGCCGCCATGACCACCGTTGCTGCGCGCGCGCTCGCCGAAGATGCCAAGGTGTTCGAACTCGAACCCGAGTACGTCTACGGCAGGGATCGCCGGCCGCAGATCGGCTACCGCAAGCCCGAGGTATTCGATCCTCTGTCCGACCGCCTCTATCAATCCGGCTATCGGAATTTCGCGCCGACCGCGATTCCGGACGAGCTGAAGACGGTGCCGGCGATGGAACGCGTCCAGAAAATGCGCCGCATCCTCGCCTGTGCCGATGCCTGGTTCTGGCCGTTTTCGCGAACCGCACACAATAATGAGCCGGCCGGCATCGAGATCGAAATCCTGCAGGCGATCGCCAAAAGGCATGGCTGGGACGTCAGCATCGCCTGGGTCAACACCGGCATGCGTTTCGGCGTCGGCGTTACCTTCGGTACCTCCGTCGACAAAGGCATCTGCGACATTTTTCTCGGACTCACGATCACCAACGACGACCATCACATGCCGAGGCACAAGATGGCGTTCACAAGGCCGTTCATGAGCACGGGCTACGTGCTGGTGACCCAGGGACCTGCGAGCGACGTGAAGACGCTCGACGATGCCAAGGCGCAGAACGTCAAAGTCGGCGTTCCGGCGTACTCGCCAATGAGCGAATACGCCGACGAGCACGACATCCCGCACGCAACCTTCTTCCAGAATTATCAGGTCATCGACGCGCTGATCAAGGGGCAGGTCAATGCCGCGATGATCTGGTCGGGCTCGATTTCGCAGGCGAAACTCGAACATCCGGAAGCGGAGTTCGAGATGGTGAAGGGCTACCGGCCTCCGGACGAGATGCGCTTCGACAACGCCTGGGGCATCAAGGAAAAGGAAGTCGAGCTGCTGAAGTTCATCGACGAGGAATTCGCGGCGATGTTGAAAAGCGGGGAAACCAGGCGTATTTCCGAGCGCTACGGCGTGCCGTTCTATCCGCCGATCGAACAGTGA
- a CDS encoding HDOD domain-containing protein: MTSTTHLPGTQSPARRTVPSYPQIVKIMNLVSKEVEIAEIEDQFKADPVISYRLMTYINSAAMGFPREIKSCRQVITILGYHQLYRWLTMLLVTADQRAGRSVTGMNAIIRGRFMELLGKVHFGKPQADDLFVVGVFSLLDVLFDEPMEKLLEPLNIAATMRDALVKRDGPYMPLLLLAEAIEKADEARIDTIHRGLRINIETVHDTYTDALAWAEKFV; this comes from the coding sequence ATGACCAGCACGACCCATCTTCCAGGCACGCAGTCCCCAGCCCGGCGCACGGTGCCATCCTACCCCCAGATCGTCAAGATCATGAATCTGGTCAGCAAGGAAGTGGAAATCGCCGAAATCGAGGACCAGTTCAAGGCCGATCCGGTGATTTCCTACCGGCTGATGACTTACATCAATTCCGCCGCCATGGGCTTCCCCCGCGAGATCAAGTCCTGCCGCCAGGTGATTACTATCCTCGGCTACCATCAGTTGTATCGCTGGCTGACCATGCTGCTGGTGACCGCCGACCAGCGCGCCGGACGCTCGGTCACCGGCATGAATGCCATCATCCGCGGTCGCTTCATGGAGCTGCTCGGCAAAGTTCATTTTGGCAAGCCGCAGGCCGATGACTTGTTCGTGGTCGGCGTATTTTCGCTGCTGGATGTCCTGTTCGATGAGCCCATGGAAAAGCTCCTGGAACCGCTGAACATCGCCGCCACAATGCGCGATGCCCTGGTCAAAAGGGACGGACCCTACATGCCGCTGCTGTTGCTCGCCGAAGCCATCGAGAAGGCCGACGAAGCGCGCATTGACACCATTCACCGGGGCCTTCGCATCAATATCGAGACCGTCCACGATACCTACACCGACGCCCTCGCCTGGGCGGAAAAATTCGTCTGA
- a CDS encoding DUF2721 domain-containing protein, with protein sequence MEHVSDITRIIQLAVAPVFLLTAIGTILSALNNRLGRIVDRRRVLEERLRKSLPEGEQPGKEDLYELELLARRISLIYHAIVLAIVCALFICLLVASAFLGVFVTVDIARLIGTLFILAMFALIGSLWMLLREVFLAVKVGRHDILVKDLLR encoded by the coding sequence ATGGAACACGTATCCGACATCACCCGCATCATTCAGCTAGCCGTGGCGCCGGTGTTCCTTCTCACCGCCATCGGCACCATCCTCTCGGCGCTCAACAACCGGCTCGGCCGCATCGTCGACCGGCGGCGGGTACTCGAAGAACGCCTGCGCAAAAGCCTTCCCGAAGGCGAACAGCCCGGGAAGGAGGATCTCTACGAGCTGGAACTACTGGCCCGCCGCATCAGTCTGATCTACCACGCGATCGTGCTGGCCATCGTCTGCGCCTTGTTCATTTGCCTGCTGGTTGCCAGCGCCTTCCTTGGCGTATTTGTCACAGTCGATATCGCCAGGTTGATTGGCACCTTGTTCATCCTGGCCATGTTTGCGCTGATCGGGTCGTTGTGGATGTTGCTGAGGGAAGTCTTCCTCGCGGTGAAGGTCGGCCGCCACGATATCCTGGTGAAGGATCTGCTCCGGTAG
- a CDS encoding GNAT family N-acetyltransferase — translation MTGSTAGSVTFELAAETDALGIARMSRDLIETGLGWSWTATRVLRSIRDAEALVLVAREGRRIIGFAIMDFGEEAAHLALLAVDPSHRRRGIGRHLFDWLKESALTAGIAVVKLELRASNVEAQHFYRCLGFEEVGWTVGYYRRRETALRMALRLREPTAGSPHAAR, via the coding sequence GTGACCGGATCCACCGCAGGCAGCGTCACATTCGAGCTCGCCGCGGAGACGGACGCGCTTGGAATCGCGCGGATGTCGCGCGACCTGATCGAAACCGGGCTGGGCTGGTCATGGACAGCGACACGCGTACTGCGATCGATCCGCGATGCCGAGGCGCTGGTACTGGTTGCGCGCGAAGGCAGGCGCATCATCGGCTTCGCGATCATGGACTTTGGCGAGGAAGCCGCGCATCTGGCACTGCTCGCTGTCGATCCATCACATCGCCGGCGCGGCATTGGCCGCCATCTGTTCGACTGGCTCAAGGAAAGCGCGCTGACCGCGGGTATTGCCGTGGTCAAACTCGAGTTGCGTGCAAGCAACGTGGAAGCGCAGCATTTCTATCGTTGCCTGGGTTTCGAGGAAGTCGGCTGGACGGTCGGCTACTATCGCCGACGCGAAACCGCCCTGCGCATGGCGTTGCGCCTGCGCGAGCCCACCGCCGGCAGCCCGCACGCCGCGCGTTGA
- a CDS encoding feruloyl-CoA synthase, translated as MSAKHFPIRKIALGPSDTVLDRRNDGAILIRSPHALGPHPAKLNERLVHWARETPGKIFLAKRDAGGTWRTLAYAQTLALVRTLGQALLDRGLCAQRPLAILSGNDLEHALLALAAMHVGVPYAPISPAYSLVSTDHAKLRYILELLQPGLVFTANGKRYAKAIAAAVPPGCELVVTEVAPANRHVTLFDALLKQPAGNGVDDAYATVNPDTVAKILFTSGSTGQPKGVINTQRMLCSNQEMLATTLPCLREVPPVLVDWLPWNHTFGSNHNFGLVLYNGGTLYIDDGRPVPGLFENTVRNLREIAPTVYFNVPRGFEELATYLKREPALREKFFSRVGMLFYAGAGLPQPVWDAFEELAVQTCGERILWITGLGATETAPLATCANWESGRAGMIGLPVAGQEMKLAPAGDKFEARFRGPNITPGYWKQPELTRAAFDDEGYYRMGDAVRFDDPDHPEKGLMFDGRLAEDFKLSSGSWVSVGPLRTRFLAAAAPFVQDVVVAGHDRDYVALLVFPRLEECCALCGLQKQAGASEIVVHDLLRTRFQALLDQLAIEATGGTTRIRRVLLLDVPPSIDASEVTDKGSINQRAVLEHRATLVEELYAPTPSPRTLCAI; from the coding sequence ATGTCGGCGAAGCACTTCCCGATCCGCAAGATCGCCCTGGGTCCATCGGATACGGTCCTCGATCGCCGGAACGACGGCGCGATCCTGATCCGTTCGCCGCACGCGCTCGGCCCCCATCCGGCCAAGCTCAACGAGCGCCTCGTGCACTGGGCACGCGAAACTCCCGGGAAAATATTCCTTGCCAAGCGCGATGCGGGCGGAACATGGCGTACGCTCGCCTACGCTCAGACGCTCGCTCTGGTGCGCACCCTCGGCCAGGCGCTGCTCGATCGCGGTCTGTGCGCACAACGGCCGCTCGCGATCCTGTCCGGGAACGACCTGGAGCACGCGCTGCTCGCGCTCGCGGCAATGCACGTCGGCGTGCCGTATGCACCGATCTCCCCCGCGTACTCGCTGGTCTCGACGGACCACGCCAAGCTGCGTTACATCCTTGAATTGCTCCAGCCGGGACTGGTATTCACCGCAAACGGCAAACGTTACGCCAAGGCCATCGCCGCGGCCGTGCCGCCAGGCTGCGAACTGGTTGTAACCGAGGTGGCACCCGCGAATCGCCACGTCACGTTGTTCGACGCACTGCTCAAGCAACCCGCCGGCAACGGAGTCGATGATGCCTATGCCACGGTAAATCCGGACACTGTGGCCAAAATCCTGTTCACCTCCGGATCGACCGGGCAGCCGAAGGGCGTGATCAACACCCAGCGCATGCTATGCAGCAACCAGGAAATGCTGGCGACGACCCTGCCGTGCCTGCGCGAGGTTCCCCCTGTTCTGGTCGACTGGCTGCCGTGGAACCACACCTTCGGCAGCAATCACAATTTCGGACTGGTGCTTTACAACGGCGGCACGCTGTATATCGACGACGGACGGCCGGTGCCCGGTCTGTTCGAAAACACCGTGCGCAACCTGCGCGAGATCGCACCCACCGTCTATTTCAACGTGCCGCGCGGTTTCGAGGAACTGGCCACCTATCTGAAGCGCGAACCGGCGTTGCGCGAGAAGTTTTTCAGCCGCGTCGGCATGCTGTTTTATGCCGGGGCCGGACTGCCACAACCGGTGTGGGATGCATTCGAAGAACTCGCGGTACAGACCTGCGGTGAACGCATTCTCTGGATCACCGGGCTGGGCGCAACCGAAACCGCGCCACTGGCAACTTGTGCAAACTGGGAATCGGGGCGCGCCGGCATGATCGGCCTGCCTGTCGCCGGCCAGGAGATGAAGCTCGCGCCTGCGGGCGACAAGTTCGAAGCCCGTTTTCGCGGACCGAACATCACGCCCGGTTATTGGAAGCAACCGGAACTCACACGCGCGGCGTTCGACGACGAAGGCTACTACCGGATGGGCGATGCCGTGCGTTTCGACGATCCGGATCATCCGGAGAAGGGGCTGATGTTCGACGGCCGCCTGGCCGAAGACTTCAAGCTGTCCAGCGGAAGCTGGGTGAGTGTCGGCCCGCTGCGCACGCGGTTTCTCGCTGCGGCGGCACCGTTCGTACAGGACGTCGTCGTCGCGGGTCACGACCGCGACTACGTCGCTCTGCTCGTGTTCCCGCGGCTGGAAGAATGCTGTGCTCTGTGCGGCCTGCAGAAACAGGCCGGCGCGTCCGAGATCGTCGTGCACGATCTGCTGCGAACGCGCTTCCAGGCGCTGCTCGATCAGCTTGCCATTGAAGCCACTGGCGGCACGACGCGAATCCGGCGTGTGCTGCTGCTCGACGTTCCGCCTTCCATCGACGCCTCCGAGGTCACCGACAAAGGTTCCATCAACCAGAGAGCGGTTCTGGAACATCGCGCGACACTGGTCGAAGAACTTTATGCGCCAACCCCTTCGCCACGCACGCTTTGCGCGATCTGA
- a CDS encoding acyl-CoA thioesterase encodes MSLLRKEVKRHRAQEYVRWSDVDASGNILWSAYTRFVELAETELFRAAGFPYATLWDRLDIWLPRVQFHLDYRSPARLDDLLDTEIWVARIGRSSIRFEFAMSKAGAEVVTEGYLVIVAISRADGRSVDVPKLLAEALVSYRTDL; translated from the coding sequence ATGAGCCTTCTCCGCAAAGAGGTAAAGCGCCACCGCGCGCAGGAGTACGTACGCTGGAGCGACGTGGACGCGAGCGGCAACATTCTTTGGAGCGCTTACACGCGGTTCGTCGAGTTGGCTGAAACCGAATTGTTTCGCGCGGCGGGATTCCCGTATGCAACGTTGTGGGACCGGCTGGACATCTGGCTGCCGCGCGTGCAATTCCATCTCGATTACCGGAGTCCGGCGCGACTGGACGATTTGCTCGATACGGAGATCTGGGTGGCCCGGATCGGGCGCAGTTCGATCCGGTTCGAGTTCGCCATGAGCAAGGCGGGCGCCGAAGTGGTCACGGAAGGTTACCTGGTCATCGTTGCGATCAGCCGTGCGGATGGCCGCTCCGTGGACGTGCCCAAGCTGCTGGCGGAAGCGCTGGTGTCTTACCGAACCGACCTGTGA